The Helicobacter ganmani nucleotide sequence AAGCTTGAGTAATGAGTTTGTAGATAGTGAGAAAAAAATCTATGAAATCGTGCCATTAGAAGATGGGATTTGGGGTAATCCTCAAACTTATATCAAGATATACAAAACCAATCAACAATGAATCATAAAAGTTTATGTATCGCTGAATGGCAAAGCTTTGGGGTAGAGGATATTAAGCGAGTTTTGGAGCAAAAAGATAATCAAACAAATAAAAAACTAGAAAATCAAGCCCGAAAAATCTTTGAGGAATTGGTAGAATTTGCACACACAGAGGGCAATCATATTTTCTTAAAATTTGCAGGCAAAAAGCTAAAGGCACAAAATTATGTCGGACTTATTCAAATTAAAAGCGGCTTTTGCCTAGAGATTTTGCCAAAAACTTTTCATACGACTAAAGAAAGTGAGGGCTTTGCATCTAAGGATATAGAGGATAAACGAAAATCCATAGAATCCGCCAAAGCACTTTTACTCAAAATGCTTCAATCTCTCAAAGATTCTCCTTTTAAACAAAGTCATTTTGCACACTTAAAGTTAGCAAAAATGCCTTTACTTGAAGTGTTTGTTTTAATGTTTTTAGAGGAATTAGAAAAATTAGTGAAAAAGGGGTTAAAAAGCGATTATATTGTGCGTGAGGAAAATCGCAATTTTTTAAAAGGCAAATTGCTTTTAAATGAAAATTTAAAGCTCAATTTCGCCCACAAAGAGAGATTTTTCACAAGCAGTGATGAGTTTAGTGTCAATATTGCCTCAAATCGCATTATCAAAAGCACTTTAGAGCTTTTAAACACACAGAATCTAAGCACAAATACAAGTGCAAAATTAATGCAAATGCGCTTTATCTTTGCAGATATTCCCCCAAGTCAAAGTATAGATAAAGATTTGAGTAAATACCAAAATTTAGGGTATTTTAGGAATTATAAAATCATTTTGCAATGGTGCGAAATCTTTTTAAGGAGCAGGGCTTTTACTCCTTATCGTGCAGATTCCAAAGCTTTTGCTTTACTCTTTGATATGAATAAACTTTTTGAATCCTTTGTTGCAAGCGAAATGAGAAAGTGGCTATGTAGTGCGAAGTTGAGTTAT carries:
- a CDS encoding McrC family protein, with amino-acid sequence MNHKSLCIAEWQSFGVEDIKRVLEQKDNQTNKKLENQARKIFEELVEFAHTEGNHIFLKFAGKKLKAQNYVGLIQIKSGFCLEILPKTFHTTKESEGFASKDIEDKRKSIESAKALLLKMLQSLKDSPFKQSHFAHLKLAKMPLLEVFVLMFLEELEKLVKKGLKSDYIVREENRNFLKGKLLLNENLKLNFAHKERFFTSSDEFSVNIASNRIIKSTLELLNTQNLSTNTSAKLMQMRFIFADIPPSQSIDKDLSKYQNLGYFRNYKIILQWCEIFLRSRAFTPYRADSKAFALLFDMNKLFESFVASEMRKWLCSAKLSYENKEFMGQIFGENKDFYLKTQEKSKYLALEGDKNRFLLNPDIVGYQKQVQTDQALFIADTKWKILSQEKQNYGISQSDIYQIFAYLAKYQCKRGFLIYPKIEDCKNILENLKLIFKPEILNKEANQTTLTLCFFNV